In Candidatus Polarisedimenticolia bacterium, one DNA window encodes the following:
- a CDS encoding glycosyltransferase family 39 protein — MRTALAVGIPALAILALHATTGGRYPIFRDELYYLDCARHLDWGYVDHPPLSIALLAGWRSLFGDSLPALRMLPALCGAILVILTGWMAREMDANLLGQGLAAVAALTVPSYLGITGFYSMNAFDLVAWAAAFLILIRFLRTGRSSLWISLGLVLGIGLQNKISLLTLGAALAGALLLTSHRRELARREIWIGGVLAILLFLPYLLWQATHDWATLEFMHNAATRKIAALGFWGFTTSQLLEMHPFNIVLSLAGLGFLWAHSGGRYRLIGIIFVLTFLILALQRSKPYYLVAAYPPLLAAGACAVAGTGERRRPALAWGVGALLLIGGALTAPFAVPVLPVERFVAYQKALGVEPASGENQRQGPLPQHFADRFGWQELAAGVAQAYRQLPAVVRAVTGIVTRNYGEAGALNYYGRRLGLPEAATQHNSGYFWGPPSGASAFLIVGSEREDLESTCGTLTELRTFETSPWAMPYEQRQTLFLCRDLKIPLAEAWRRGKHFI; from the coding sequence ATCCGATTTTCCGGGACGAACTCTACTACCTCGACTGCGCCCGGCATCTCGATTGGGGCTACGTCGACCACCCGCCGCTGTCGATCGCTCTGTTGGCAGGGTGGCGCAGCCTGTTCGGCGACTCGCTTCCTGCCTTGAGGATGCTTCCCGCCCTGTGCGGCGCGATTCTCGTCATCCTGACAGGCTGGATGGCGCGCGAGATGGACGCGAATCTTCTCGGACAGGGTCTGGCGGCGGTGGCGGCGCTCACCGTTCCCTCCTACCTGGGAATCACCGGCTTCTATTCGATGAACGCGTTCGACCTGGTGGCCTGGGCGGCCGCGTTTCTCATTCTGATTCGGTTCCTGCGCACCGGCCGCTCATCGCTGTGGATTTCCTTAGGCCTCGTCCTGGGGATCGGCCTGCAAAACAAGATCAGCCTGCTGACCCTGGGCGCCGCGCTCGCCGGCGCGCTCCTTCTGACCTCACACCGACGCGAGCTTGCCCGCCGCGAGATCTGGATCGGCGGCGTTCTGGCGATCCTGCTCTTCCTTCCTTACCTGCTCTGGCAGGCGACGCATGACTGGGCGACGCTCGAGTTCATGCACAACGCGGCAACGCGCAAGATCGCGGCGCTCGGCTTCTGGGGCTTCACCACGAGTCAGCTCCTGGAGATGCATCCTTTCAACATCGTCCTGTCGCTGGCGGGACTGGGCTTCCTGTGGGCGCACTCGGGGGGTCGCTACCGGCTCATCGGGATCATCTTCGTCCTGACCTTCCTGATCCTGGCGCTTCAGCGGAGCAAGCCCTACTACCTGGTCGCCGCCTACCCGCCGCTGCTCGCGGCGGGCGCCTGCGCCGTGGCCGGCACGGGGGAGCGGCGCCGGCCCGCCCTCGCCTGGGGGGTGGGAGCCCTCCTATTAATAGGAGGGGCCTTGACGGCGCCTTTCGCTGTCCCCGTCCTGCCGGTCGAGCGCTTCGTTGCCTACCAGAAAGCGCTCGGAGTCGAGCCGGCCAGCGGGGAGAACCAGAGGCAAGGGCCGCTGCCGCAGCATTTCGCCGACCGGTTCGGCTGGCAGGAGCTGGCAGCCGGAGTGGCGCAGGCCTACCGGCAGCTGCCCGCCGTGGTCCGCGCCGTCACCGGCATCGTGACCCGAAACTACGGCGAGGCCGGCGCGCTCAACTATTACGGCCGCAGGCTCGGCCTTCCGGAAGCGGCGACGCAGCACAACAGCGGCTATTTCTGGGGGCCGCCGTCGGGGGCGAGCGCTTTTCTCATCGTGGGAAGCGAGCGGGAAGATCTGGAATCGACCTGTGGAACGCTGACCGAGCTGCGGACTTTCGAGACCTCGCCCTGGGCGATGCCCTACGAACAGCGTCAGACCCTGTTCCTCTGCCGCGACCTGAAAATCCCCCTGGCCGAGGCCTGGCGCCGCGGCAAGCACTTTATTTGA
- a CDS encoding methyltransferase domain-containing protein, with protein MFKRRDPESQGPGPLPGAPHAAKVQTSHILPRLAKKLSMMSHSRVLDLGSVIGGNLQFFIELGCKVTADNLLKPVEKIAADQSGKLELEHPDETFDAVIAWDAFDFLPRADAKAFAVDLLRIMKPGGLVFAYFTTRETERRDPGRRYRILGKDQIEWLPEGNTRSLRHIYQNRDINLMFEGFRTHTAFVLKNGTRELLLEKKSPNDVSPMPGITPLIKS; from the coding sequence ATGTTCAAGCGCCGCGACCCCGAGTCCCAAGGCCCCGGTCCCCTCCCCGGTGCCCCACATGCCGCCAAGGTGCAGACCTCGCACATCCTGCCGCGCCTCGCGAAGAAGCTGTCGATGATGAGCCACTCGCGCGTGTTGGACCTGGGGAGCGTCATCGGCGGAAATCTTCAGTTTTTCATCGAGCTGGGCTGCAAGGTCACGGCGGACAATCTCCTCAAGCCGGTGGAAAAAATCGCCGCGGACCAGTCCGGGAAGCTGGAGCTGGAGCATCCCGATGAGACCTTCGATGCCGTGATCGCCTGGGACGCGTTCGATTTCCTGCCGCGGGCCGACGCCAAGGCGTTCGCGGTGGACCTGCTGCGCATCATGAAGCCGGGAGGGCTGGTGTTCGCCTATTTCACCACCCGCGAGACCGAGCGGCGCGACCCCGGGCGCCGCTACCGCATCCTCGGGAAGGACCAGATCGAATGGCTCCCGGAGGGCAACACCCGCTCCCTGCGCCACATCTACCAGAACCGCGACATCAACCTGATGTTCGAGGGATTCAGGACCCACACCGCCTTCGTCCTGAAGAATGGCACGCGGGAGCTGCTGCTCGAGAAGAAGTCCCCCAACGACGTATCCCCCATGCCGGGTATCACGCCGCTGATCAAATCATAG